The following are encoded in a window of Gymnogyps californianus isolate 813 chromosome 21, ASM1813914v2, whole genome shotgun sequence genomic DNA:
- the LOC127024917 gene encoding LOW QUALITY PROTEIN: forkhead box protein D4-like (The sequence of the model RefSeq protein was modified relative to this genomic sequence to represent the inferred CDS: inserted 1 base in 1 codon), with product MGEADPGEPRAAAAAGGSPGAVEALQKPPYSYVALIAMAIRASPEQRLPLSGIYAYIAGRFPYYRGGPKGWQNSVRHNLSLNPCFRRLPRRGGPAAPRRGGDWALDPAFHDXVPGGDYRRRRRPLFYQLSTVRVIESDDVSADICLFCKMDLTRWSLKE from the exons ATGGGGGAGGCGGACCCCGGCGagccgcgggcggcggcggcggcggggggcagccCGGGCGCGGTGGAGGCGCTGCAGAAGCCGCCCTACTCCTACGTGGCGCTGATCGCCATGGCCATCCGGGCCAGCCCCGAGCAGCGGCTGCCCCTGAGCGGCATCTACGCCTACATCGCGGGGCGCTTCCCCTACTACCGCGGCGGCCCCAAGGGCTGGCAGAACAGCGTCCGCCACAACCTCAGCCTCAACCCCTGCTTCCGCCGcctgccccgccgcggcggccccgccgccccccgccgcggcggcgaCTGGGCGCTGGACCCCGCCTTCCACG ATGTTCCCGGGGGCGActaccgccgccgccgccgccc GTTGTTTTATCAGCTAAGCACCGTACGGGTTATTGAATCTGATGATGTTTCAGCtgatatttgtcttttctgtaaaatggacCTTACTCGTTGGAGCTTGAAAGAGtaa